The Podospora pseudocomata strain CBS 415.72m chromosome 1 map unlocalized CBS415.72m_1, whole genome shotgun sequence genome has a segment encoding these proteins:
- a CDS encoding uncharacterized protein (EggNog:ENOG503NZPG; COG:E): MPVKVITTELGHSLPPEQPHNITFHIPGWETAKALRRGDPNLLSKLSSIYPRFGPWCEVRQLSTALHKALSLPETYGLIIFVHPDSFTTAQRYSSDGKWRKPEHLVPPSDLWFRVVEIPISSEDKVRLYITAFPQKHAPGVVGTWQNYGCGISSRLAAACLAHLDSLAILPFTATGADDVSLPNIPEPTYLPLTEAHTGLKSRIVELAQRSPLDKEKANLLSPENVFLYPTGMAAVWRLHNALITLRPEGEIVVLGSVFHNSYHLFEESPNGMKHFGSCDAKSNLFDELEKYLEGEKQKGGRPAYCFAEFPSNPILVSVDLLRLRKLADKYDFPIIIDDTIGSFANIDVLPVADVIVTSITKSLSGYANCMGGSLLLPPSTPLSPSLSPLLTTTFRNEYFHPDASLLLSNSQSYLARSATLNSNALSLATYLNSEAQDPSSPVKAVFYPPFLDTKPNYDAVMRAPTPEFPNPGYGCLLAVDFESLDLAKTFYDNLSVYQGPHLGAHLTLAFPFNDAIWGVEPEAAEYLKTFGANPEQVRVSVGLESEEELIDTFKYAVEKAKGEKKRLTSQN; the protein is encoded by the exons ATGCCCGTCAAAGTCATCACCACAGAACTCGGGCACTCTCTCCCACCAGAGCAGCCTCACAACATCACCTTTCACATTCCCGGCTGGGAGACAGCCAAAGCCCTCCGCAGAGGTGACCCAAACCTCTTGTCTAAACTCAGCTCCATCTACCCCCGTTTCGGCCCATGGTGTGAAGTGCGTCAG ctcTCAACCGCCCTCCACAaagccctctccctcccagaaACCTACggcctcatcatcttcgtccaccccgactccttcaccaccgcccaacGCTACTCCTCCGACGGCAAATGGCGCAAACCGGAGCACCTCGTCCCCCCATCCGACCTCTGGTTCCGCGTAGTCGAAATCCCCATTTCTTCCGAGGACAAAGTCAGGCTGTATATCACCGCCTTCCCCCAAAAGCACGCCCCGGGGGTAGTAGGCACATGGCAAAACTATGGCTGCGGCATCTCCTCCCGCCTAGCCGCCGCCTGCCTTGCCCACCTTGACTCCCTTGCCATCCTCCCATTTACCGCCACCGGCGCGGACGAtgtctccctccccaacatccccgaACCAACCTATCTCCCCCTGACCGAAGCCCACACCGGCCTCAAGTCTCGCATCGTCGAGCTAGCTCAACGCTCTCCGCTCGACAAGGAGAAAGCGAATTTATTGTCACCGGAGAATGTCTTCCTTTACCCTACTGGCATGGCCGCCGTGTGGAGGTTGCACAACGCGCTTATCACCCTTCGTCCAGAAGGGGAGATTGTCGTTTTGGGGAGTGTGTTCCACAACAGCTACCACCTCTTCGAGGAGTCACCCAACGGGATGAAGCACTTTGGGAGCTGTGACGCAAAGTCGAATCTGTTTGACGAATTGGAAAAGTatctggagggggagaaacaaaaaggggggaggcCGGCGTATTGCTTTGCCGAGTTCCCTTCTAATCCGATTCTGGTCTCGGTTGATTTGCTTAGGTTGAGGAAACTG GCCGATAAATACGACTTCCCTATCATCATAGACGACACAATCGGCTCCTTCGCCAATATCGACGTCCTCCCCGTCGCCGACGTCATCGTAACCTCCATAACCAAGTCCCTCTCCGGATACGCCAAC TGCATGGGcggctccctcctcctccccccgtccacccccctctccccctccctctcccccctcctcacaaccACCTTCCGCAACGAGTACTTCCACCCCgacgcctccctcctcctctccaactcccaaTCCTACCTCGCCCGCTCAGCAACCCTAAACTCCAACGCCCTATCCCTAGCCACCTACCTCAACTCGGAAGCCCAggacccctcctcccccgtaAAAGCAGTTTTCTATCCCCCCTTCCTAGACACAAAGCCCAACTACGACGCCGTAATGCGCGCGCCAACTCCCGAGTTCCCTAACCCGGGGTACGGCTGCCTTTTGGCCGTCGATTTCGAATCCCTCGACCTGGCAAAGACATTCTACGATAACCTGTCCGTATACCAGGGTCCTCACCTCGGTGCCCACCTCACTCTTGCCTTCCCCTTCAACGATGCAATCTGGGGCGTTGAGCCAGAGGCGGCGGAGTACCTCAAGACTTTTGGGGCGAACCCAGAGCAGGTCCGGGTatcggttgggttggagagtgaggaggag